In Nicotiana tabacum cultivar K326 chromosome 19, ASM71507v2, whole genome shotgun sequence, one DNA window encodes the following:
- the LOC107799446 gene encoding gamma conglutin 1-like translates to MASSIIHFLLTFLALSNLVFLSKSEVTSTRAPFKPNGLVLPVYKDSATGLHIANITKRTPQRSLPFLIDLNGRFLWVNCETNYLSNTYFAPFCRSTQCSRAGVHSCNKCFSPSPRPGCHNNTCAVTTTNPLTRQTAISEIAQDSLSIQSISTTQGSNTGPLVTIRHFLFACSPSSLLQGPLPRNVQGVAGLGHDSVSLPIQLASHFGLPRQFALCLPSSSQKNGAIFFGASGSYETQPGLDVSRNLTYTPLIIGAQGEYFIPVRSIRVNNKPVPLNRSSLISTRSQNFGGAKISTIRPYTVLEHNIFTAFTQFFANQLSGVSRVNPISPFGLCFNSNNLTSTNVPNIDFVMQNRNVTWTITRANSMVQAQPGVSCLAFVDGGENRKNPIVIGVHQLEDNFVQFDLVKSRLGFSSSLLSRNTSCSNFNFTTSTSFVDENME, encoded by the coding sequence ATGGCCTCATCAATCATTCACTTTCTTCTTACTTTCTTAGCTCTCTCAAATCTTGTTTTTCTATCAAAATCAGAAGTTACTAGTACTAGAGCCCCCTTCAAACCTAATGGCCTAGTTTTACCAGTGTATAAGGATTCTGCCACAGGTCTTCACATAGCTAACATCACAAAAAGAACTCCCCAGCGATCACTACCATTTCTCATTGACTTGAATGGCAGGTTCTTGTGGGTAAATTGTGAAACAAACTATCTTTCGAACACCTATTTTGCTCCCTTTTGTCGCTCAACTCAATGTTCTCGCGCTGGTGTTCATTCTTGCAACAAATGTTTCTCTCCTTCACCTAGACCTGGTTGCCATAACAACACTTGTGCTGTTACAACAACAAACCCTTTAACTCGCCAAACTGCCATTAGCGAAATTGCTCAAGATTCTCTCTCAATTCAGTCCATTAGTACTACTCAAGGTTCAAATACTGGTCCTTTAGTTACTATCCGTCATTTCCTCTTTGCTTGTTCGCCTTCATCGTTGTTACAAGGTCCTTTACCTAGAAATGTTCAAGGAGTAGCTGGATTAGGCCATGACTCTGTCTCTCTCCCAATTCAACTTGCTTCTCATTTCGGATTGCCTCGTCAATTTGCCTTGTGCTTACCCTCTTCCTCACAGAAAAATGGTGCAATCTTTTTCGGGGCTAGTGGATCATATGAAACGCAACCAGGACTAGATGTGTCACGAAATTTAACCTACACACCATTAATCATTGGTGCACAAGGCGAATATTTCATCCCAGTGAGATCGATAAGGGTAAATAACAAGCCTGTCCCGCTGAACCGTTCATCTTTAATTTCAACGAGGAGTCAAAACTTTGGTGGTGCAAAGATTAGTACTATAAGGCCATACACAGTTCTTGAGCACAACATTTTCACTGCTTTCACTCAATTTTTCGCGAACCAACTCTCTGGGGTTTCTCGAGTGAATCCAATATCACCATTCGGACTGTGTTTCAATTCCAACAACTTGACAAGCACCAATGTTCCAAACATCGATTTTGTCATGCAAAATAGGAACGTTACGTGGACTATTACTAGGGCAAATTCAATGGTGCAAGCACAACCTGGTGTGTCTTGCTTGGCTTTTGTTGATGGAGGAGAAAATCGCAAGAATCCTATTGTTATAGGGGTACATCAACTAGAAGATAACTTTGTTCAGTTTGATCTTGTGAAGTCCAGATTGGGTTTTAGTTCTTCCTTACTGTCACGTAACACTAGTTGTTCTAACTTCAACTTCACTACTTCCACCTCCTTCGTCGATGAGAATATGGAGTGA